The following are encoded in a window of Candidatus Tiamatella incendiivivens genomic DNA:
- a CDS encoding phosphatase PAP2 family protein produces MNDKAISRRGLTSLIVLLIVFVFLLGLEVGGYFNEINQEVNTGIPHSSSVTVQLLTNSVDIIVILYVLLVPIYFLYKTRRLPADYVLAIISIITAMIIVALLKILVGEPRPGASVIHYSISTVIWNLDYLSFPSGHTARATVIAWYLGKRRSLALKVLLSVWVIGIAASRLVVNAHWFGDVITSLDLGLLVCFIVDKTSWKWIYLYNKLMKPLPVLRVDEQA; encoded by the coding sequence ATGAATGATAAAGCCATCAGTCGACGTGGACTGACTAGTCTAATTGTACTACTTATAGTATTCGTCTTTTTACTAGGATTAGAGGTTGGAGGGTATTTCAACGAAATAAACCAGGAGGTCAATACTGGCATTCCACATTCGAGTTCTGTTACTGTTCAGTTGCTTACAAACAGTGTGGATATAATTGTCATTCTGTATGTTCTACTGGTTCCCATATACTTTCTCTATAAGACGCGGAGGCTTCCAGCAGATTACGTGTTGGCTATAATTTCCATCATTACGGCGATGATTATTGTTGCCCTCCTAAAGATTCTCGTCGGAGAACCTAGGCCTGGGGCATCAGTTATACATTACTCTATTAGTACGGTTATATGGAATCTTGATTATCTGTCATTCCCATCTGGGCATACTGCAAGGGCAACCGTGATAGCATGGTATTTGGGTAAGAGGAGAAGTCTTGCTCTGAAGGTATTGTTGAGTGTTTGGGTTATAGGGATAGCTGCTAGCAGGCTTGTTGTAAACGCTCACTGGTTCGGTGATGTTATCACATCGCTAGATCTAGGGCTTTTAGTGTGCTTCATTGTTGATAAAACTAGTTGGAAATGGATATATCTCTATAATAAATTAATGAAACCTCTTCCTGTTCTCCGAGTAGACGAACAGGCTTAG